From Hippoglossus stenolepis isolate QCI-W04-F060 chromosome 4, HSTE1.2, whole genome shotgun sequence, a single genomic window includes:
- the LOC118106775 gene encoding extracellular calcium-sensing receptor-like, translated as MWRAFLLSWVALYLSPVSGCELFARFDMPSLFKQGDIMIGGIFPLFNKEIGSTYMFEKEPLAVKCAGFDLRAFRWTQVMIFAIEEINKESALLPNITLGYRILNSCASPTSALRAALTLASGVEEMESTSACPPAVSAVIAESGSSQSSAVAGTLGPFQVPIVSYFSTCACLSDRAKYPTFFRTIPSDYFQAKALAALVKRFGWQWIGTIQSDDAYGRNGILAFTEEVRKLGVCVAFVGTILRTYTLDKILDVVEMIKQSTVKVILAFVPVMDLYFLMKEVVKQNITGIQWIASEAWITAARPSTPEIYKAFGGALGFVVHKMAIPDLKPFLTGINPYADPSAAFVRNFWEVMVGCRPVSPSEHTGSEETNEKCTGNETLLYSQHVFFKVTQLRVSYNVYKAVYAIAHALHELVFCQPSGKPLGKPVMPCLNVSEIQPKQVTDHLQRVHFRNQFGDDVFFDENGDPPASYDLINWQLRDGHVQHVTVGHFASAAKGDYKLSVQEEEIVWRIGKKVPTSVCSNICPVGTRTAQIKGKPSCCFDCIPCADGTIANSTGAADCTQCPQDFWSSEGKDICIPKTVEFLTYHEPLGIAITVVSLLGASLSLATMVVFIQYRETPVVKASNAELSCFLLFSLFLCFLCPLTFIGRPMVWTCMLRHTAFGVTFALCISCVLGKTIVVVTAFKATFPGNKVAGKFGPAQQRIIVCSCTLIQILICILWLKLNPPFPDMVFRYSNKKIVLECNTGSEAAFYAVLGYIGFLAIICLVLAFLARKLPDNFNEAKFITFSMLIFCAVWITFIPAYVSSPGKFTVAVETFAILSSAFGLLICIFAPKCYIILIKPEKNTKKHVMAKN; from the exons ATGTGGAGAGCTTTTCTCTTGTCTTGGGTCGCTCTCTACCTGAGCCCAGTGTCTGGCTGTGAACTGTTTGCCAGGTTTGATATGCCAAGTTTGTTCAAGCAGGGAGATATAATGATCGGGGGGATTTTCCCGCTTTTCAACAAAGAGATCGGCAGCACCTATATGTTTGAAAAGGAGCCACTTGCAGTGAAGTGTGCTGG ATTTGACCTGCGAGCTTTCCGATGGACCCAAGTGATGATATTTGCAATTGAAGAAATTAACAAAGAATCTGCTCTCCTGCCAAACATCACTCTTGGCTACAGGATCCTTAACTCGTGTGCATCTCCCACGAGCGCGTTACGTGCTGCACTAACACTGGCCAGCGGAGTTGAGGAGATGGAATCAACCTCCGCTTGTCCTCCGGCTGTATCTGCTGTCATAGCAGAGTCGGGATCGTCTCAGTCCTCAGCTGTGGCTGGAACTCTCGGACCATTTCAAGTGCCAATC GTGAGTTACTTCTCGACATGTGCCTGCCTCAGTGACAGAGCTAAATACCCTACGTTTTTCCGGACGATCCCCAGCGACTACTTCCAGGCCAAAGCTTTGGCAGCTCTGGTCAAGCGTTTTGGCTGGCAGTGGATTGGCACCATACAGTCAGACGATGCCTATGGCCGGAATGGGATCCTGGCTTTCACTGAGGAGGTTAGGAAGCTCGGGGTTTGTGTTGCATTTGTCGGGACAATTCTACGCACGTACACTTTGGATAAGATTCTGGATGTTGTGGAAATGATCAAGCAGTCAACAGTCAAAGTCATTCTGGCTTTCGTTCCTGTGATGGACTTGTATTTCTTAATGAAAGAGGTAGTGAAACAGAATATCACTGGAATTCAGTGGATCGCTAGTGAGGCCTGGATAACGGCAGCGCGACCCTCCACGCCTGAAATCTACAAAGCTTTCGGCGGAGCCCTGGGATTTGTGGTGCATAAGATGGCCATCCCGGATCTCAAACCATTTCTCACAGGCATCAACCCTTATGCAGACCCAAGTGCAGCCTTCGTGAGGAATTTCTGGGAGGTTATGGTGGGATGTCGACCCGTTTCACCCAGTGAACACACAGGATCcgaggaaacaaatgaaaaatgcacaGGCAACGAGACATTATTATATTCCCAGCATGTGTTCTTTAAAGTCACACAGCTCAGAGTGTCCTATAATGTGTATAAAGCAGTCTATGCCATTGCACATGCCCTGCATGAGCTGGTGTTCTGCCAACCGTCCGGTAAACCATTAGGAAAACCGGTGATGCCGTGTTTGAATGTGTCAGAAATTCAGCCCAAACAG GTCACTGATCACCTGCAGAGGGTACATTTCAGAAATCAGTTCGGGGACGACGTGTTCTTCGATGAGAACGGAGACCCTCCGGCTTCTTATGACTTAATCAACTGGCAGCTGAGAGACGGGCACGTGCAACATGTGACAGTGGGTCATTTTGCATCTGCTGCCAAGGGTGATTATAAGCTCAGCGTCCAGGAGGAAGAGATAGTGTGGAGGATAGGGAAAAAG GTTCCCACATCAGTGTGCTCTAATATCTGTCCAGTGGGAACGAGGACAGctcaaattaaaggaaaaccCTCCTGCTGCTTTGATTGTATCCCCTGTGCCGATGGAACTATAGCCAACTCAACAG GTGCAGCAGACTGCACACAGTGTCCACAGGACTTCTGGTCCAGCGAGGGGAAAGACATATGCATTCCCAAAACAGTTGAATTCCTGACATATCACGAGCCGTTGGGAATAGCTATCACAGTCGTATCGCTACTGGGAGCCTCCCTGTCTCTGGCCACCATGGTGGTTTTCATCCAGTACAGAGAAACCCCGGTGGTAAAGGCCAGCAACgctgagctgagctgcttcctgctgttctctcttttcttgtgtttcctctgtccCCTCACTTTCATCGGCCGGCCCATGGTCTGGACATGCATGCTCCGCCACACAGCCTTCGGCGTGACGTTCGCGCTCTGCATTTCCTGCGTCTTAGGAAAAACAATTGTTGTCGTCACAGCTTTCAAAGCCACGTTTCCTGGCAACAAAGTAGCGGGAAAGTTTGGTCCTGCGCAGCAAAGAATCATAGTTTGCTCCTGCACTTTAATTCAGATTTTGATTTGTATACTGTGGCTTAAGTTAAATCCCCCTTTCCCAGACATGGTTTTCAGATACAGCAATAAGAAGATTGTTTTGGAGTGTAACACAggctctgaagctgctttctACGCAGTGCTGGGATATATCGGGTTCCTGGCAATAATTTGTCTGGTCCTGGCATTTCTAGCCAGAAAGTTACCCGACAACTTCAATGAAGCCAAATTCATCACCTTCAGCATGTTGATATTCTGTGCGGTCTGGATCACCTTCATCCCAGCATACGTCAGCTCCCCTGGGAAGTTCACCGTAGCTGTGGAAACTTTTGCAATTTTGTCTTCAGCATTTGgtttattaatttgtatctttgcACCGAAATGCTACATAATATTGATcaaaccagagaaaaacacCAAGAAACATGTCATGGCAAAAAACTGA
- the LOC118106221 gene encoding extracellular calcium-sensing receptor-like, translated as MPLLRLLLSVLLIGNGAAVCRLQGSAQPPELAQDGDLVLGGIFSFRTGQEYVTNTFQTVPDVRKCKNFNLREFKFAQAMIFAINEINRNPDMLPNVTLGYRIYSDCGTIDILRAALALVSGVKEEVRDNNCTKVETVQAILGHSGSRPTIAFQKVVGRFHIPVISHFATCACLSNRKQYATFFRTIPSDYYQSRAMAKLVRLFSWNWIGAIAVDNKYGHDGINAFIQSAQEYGVCIEYSESFSSSGPPENLQRIITIIKHATSRVIVAFMSHREIKLLAAELYKQNITGLQFVGSDAWITDHSLTDSEGHSILEGSLGFVVSRAEIPGLEEHLRRLHPSQFPHSQFVRDFWEETFDCSLNESADPQRKPCSGSESLQNVESQFTDVSELRFTNNVYKSVYAAAHALDNLIKCEDGKGPFASGSCADPKHIQPWQVVQYLSTVNFTTGEGERVYFDKNGDSPARYELINLQMANKGIMKGVTVGRYDASLPESHQFIMNNVPVVWGNWLTEEAPVSVCSERCLQGTRKVLQKGRPVCCYDCIPCPAGEISNSTDSIHCMKCPPEYWSNGQRDACIPKTIEFLAYDEILGTLLAAFSLLGLFLTMITTLVFYCHIETPLVRANNSELSFLLLFSLTLCFLCSLTFIGRPSEWSCMLRHTAFGITFVLCISCVLGKTIVVLMAFRATLPGRNVMKWFGPARQRISVLAFTLIQVVICILWLTINPPFPFNNMYLYEDRIILECALGSAVGFWAVLGYIGLLAMLCFVLAFLARKLPNNFNEAKLITFSMLIFCAVWITFIPAYVSSPGKFTVAVEIFAILASSFGLLFCIFLPKCFIIMFRPEQNTKKHIMGKTSNNDIHY; from the exons ATGCCTTTATTGAGGCTGCTCCTCTCGGTTCTGCTGATTGGGAATGGAGCCGCCGTGTGCCGCCTGCAAGGCTCCGCACAACCACCTGAACTGGCCCAGGATGGCGACCTTGTTCTGGGAGGCATCTTTTCTTTTCGCACAGGGCAGGAATATGTAACTAACACATTTCAGACAGTTCCAGATGTACGAAAGTGCAAAAA CTTCAATCTCAGAGAATTCAAATTTGCTCAAGCGATGATCTTTGCTATAAATGAGATCAACAGAAATCCTGATATGTTGCCGAACGTCACGCTCGGCTACAGGATCTATAGTGACTGTGGGACCATTGACATACTGAGAGCTGCACTGGCACTGGTGAGCggagtgaaggaggaagtcAGGGACAACAACTGCACTAAAGTGGAGACGGTGCAGGCTATACTGGGACATTCAGGATCCAGACCAACTATTGCATTTCAAAAAGTGGTAGGAAGGTTTCATATTCCTGTg ATCAGCCATTTTGCCACCTGCGCCTGTCtgagcaacagaaaacagtatGCCACCTTCTTCCGAACGATTCCCAGTGACTACTACCAGAGCAGAGCCATGGCAAAGCTGGTCAGGCTCTTCAGCTGGAACTGGATCGGGGCTATAGCTGTGGATAACAAATATGGCCACGATGGCATTAATGCATTTATCCAAAGTGCACAAGAATACGGCGTCTGCATTGAGTATTCTGAATCATTTTCATCGTCAGGTCCTcctgaaaacctgcagagaatAATAACGATCATTAAGCACGCCACCTCCAGAGTTATTGTAGCGTTCATGTCTCACAGAGAAATTAAGCTGTTGGCAGCAGAGTTGTACAAGCAGAATATCACAGGGCTGCAGTTTGTCGGCAGCGACGCCTGGATCACAGATCACTCTCTGACAGACAGTGAGGGGCACAGCATCCTGGAGGGTTCACTGGGCTTTGTCGTCAGCCGAGCTGAGATCCCGGGGCTGGAGGAGCACCTGAGGCGGCTCCACCCCTCACAGTTCCCCCACAGTCAGTTTGTCAGGGATTTCTGGGAAGAGACGTTCGACTGCTCTCTGAATGAAAGTGCAGACCCACAGAGAAAGCCATGCAGCGGCTCTGAGAGCCTGCAAAACGTAGAATCACAATTCACTGATGTGTCCGAGCTGAGATTCACTAACAATGTGTACAAGTCAGTTTATGCAGCGGCTCACGCTCTCGACAACCTGATTAAATGTGAGGACGGTAAAGGACCCTTTGCCTCTGGGAGCTGTGCTGATCCCAAACACATTCAGCCTTGGCAG GTTGTGCAGTATCTCAGCACTGTGAATTTCACCACcggtgagggggagagagtttattttgacaaaaatGGAGACTCACCGGCAAGATATGAACTCATTAATTTACAAATGGCAAACAAAGGAATTATGAAAGGAGTCACAGTTGGCCGTTATGACGCTTCTCTTCCAGAGAGTCATCAGTTCATAATGAATAACGTCCCAGTTGTCTGGGGAAACTGGCTCACAGAG GAGGCGCCTGTGTCAGTGTGCAGTGAGCGCTGTCTCCAGGGAACTCGTAAGGTCCTCCAAAAAGGACGACCAGTCTGCTGCTATGATTGCATACCCTGTCCTGCAGGAGAGATCAGTAATTCAACAG ATTCAATACACTGTATGAAATGCCCACCAGAATATTGGTCCAACGGCCAAAGAGATGCCTGCATCCCCAAAACAATAGAATTCTTGGCATATGATGAAATCCTGGGAACACTGTTGGCCGCATTTTCATTACTGGGACTTTTTTTAACGATGATCACGACACTTGTCTTCTACTGCCACATAGAAACCCCACTAGTACGAGCCAACAACTCGGAGctgagcttcctgctgctcttctccctgACTCTGTGCTTCCTGTGCTCCCTGACCTTCATCGGCCGGCCCTCTGAGTGGTCCTGCATGCTGCGGCACACTGCGTTCGGCATCACCTTCGTCCTCTGCATCTCTTGTGTCCTCGGGAAAACTATAGTGGTGTTAATGGCCTTCAGGGCGACACTTCCAGGcagaaatgtgatgaaatggtTCGGGCCTGCACGGCAGAGGATCAGTGTTCTGGCATTCACTCTGATACAGGTTGTGATTTGCATTCTTTGGTTGACAATCAATCCTCCATTTCCTTTTAATAATATGTATCTCTACGAGGACAGAATCATATTAGAGTGTGCACTGGGTTCAGCTGTCGGCTTCTGGGCTGTGTTAGGATACATCGGACTCTTAGCCATGTTGTGTTTCGTACTTGCTTTTCTGGCTCGAAAGCTTCCCAATAATTTCAACGAGGCTAAATTGATCACTTTCAGCATGTTGATATTCTGCGCAGTCTGGATCACATTTATCCCGGCTTACGTCAGCTCTCCTGGGAAGttcactgtggctgtggagATATTTGCCATTCTGGCCTCCAGCTTTGGACTCCTCTTCTGCATTTTCCTGCCAAAATGCTTTATAATCATGTTTAGACCTGAGCAGAATACCAAGAAACACATCATGGGAAAGACATCAAATAATGATATACATTATTGA
- the LOC118106779 gene encoding extracellular calcium-sensing receptor, whose translation MVSSGSWLGLDQCTELTGYGHDDETKGCSSNASSQNAVTHYTTQLTVKCERELEPGFIFILDQMLPKFCAKQCEKGRVESVQPVPSRWVGRFFLAAVLLLGTYIRRMKLSPSAVNESNSTMAMLLSLTLHSFPTQQPSEWPGITVAVSVAVYLSCALGRTVHVILAYRAVMKVLCPTQQQFGALPLTVLILWLTCVLRLLNKNVRHWMEDELVEGNGGSTLSSWALLNDRELKFARIVMFTVEEINRDTKLLPGLSLGYRLYNGCGDENLIRAAVEAVNGEDSKGCADQIQALLGHSSSGVSKDINIILSPLSIPQVSHLSTCACLSDKRQFPTFFRTVPSDRFQIIGLVQLMKYFDWRWVGIIYSQGVYSEEGTMAFAKEAEKEGICVEYRLPYSKTHVKFPAIVEALRKSSSKVVLLFLPFTKSFLSEIEKYNITGKQWVGSEAWITQTDLASDRRKSILQGAMGFALPQASIPGLGEFLLSFKPSDEPQSAIVKDFWESFFDCSFSPSNTSATCTGTEDLSTVSSDYTDVKHFRPENNLYKAVYLVAYAIHALLQCHNGSNPTTGKSCVTKDQVLEHIKYMNFTTQSGAKVFFDENGDSVAQYDLVNWQIKDDGSVEIVNIGQFDTSLPEGQKFKLKDNTRIVWGGNSIEVPRSVCREPCPPGTRKAIKKHKPVCCFDCFECPEGTISNETNSPDCLICPPEFWPNEKKDQCLPKPTEYLSYNEIMGALLTGFGCVGIFLSLLTSIIFRTHKETPIVKANNSELSFLLLFSLTLCFLCSLTFIGRPSEWSCMLRHTAFGIAFVLCISCVLGKTIVVLMAFRATLPGRNMMKWFGPAQQRLSVLSFTLVQVVICVLWLTTNPPFPRMNMIYYKDKIILECALGSAVGFWAVLGYIGLLALLCFILAFFARKLPDSFNEAKLITFSMLIFCAVWITFIPAYVSSPGKFTVAVEIFAILASSFALLTCIFVPKCYIILFRPEQNSKRHLMGKIPPRTL comes from the exons ATGGTGTCGTCTGGCTCATGGCTCGGCCTGGACCAGTGTACTGAGCTCACTGGGTACGGGCATGATGACGAGACAAAGGGCTGCAGCTCAAACGCATCGTCTCAAAATGCTGTCACTCATTACACAACACAACTGACAGTGAAATGTGAGAG AGAACTTGAACCTGGATTTATCTTCATCCTGGACCAG ATGCTGCCAAAGTTCTGTGCAAAGCAATGTGAGAAAGGCCGAGTGGAGAGTGTGCAGCCTGTCCCCAGCAGATGGGTTGGACGTTTCTTCCTGGCGGCCGTGTTGCTTCTCGGGACGTACATAAGAAGAATGAAACTATCGCCCAGTGCTGTGAATGAGAGTAACTCCACAATGGCGATGCTCTTAAGCCTCACACTGCACTCCTTCCCCACTCAGCAGCCCTCTGAGTGGCCCGGCATCACTGTGGCGGTCTCTGTCGCCGTCTACCTCTCCTGTGCTTTGGGTAGAACTGTGCATGTGATACTCGCCTACAGGGCTGTCATGAAAGTGCTATGTCcgacacagcagcagtttggagCTCTGCCTCTCACTGTGCTGATCCTCTGGTTGACCTGTGTTCTTCGTCTGCTCAATAAGAATGTGAGACACTGGATGGAAGATGAACTTGTTGAGGGCAACGGAGGATCAACTCTGAGCTCCTGGGCTTT GCTGAATGACAGGGAACTGAAGTTTGCCAGGATAGTGATGTTTACAGTGGAGGAGATCAACAGAGATACTAAGCTCCTTCCTGGATTGAGTCTGGGCTACAGGCTGTACAATGGTTGTGGGGATGAGAACCTGATTCGAGCAGCAGTGGAAGCCGTAAACGGAGAGGACTCAAAGGGCTGCGCTGATCAGATACAGGCTCTCCTGGGCCATTCCTCCTCCGGAGTGAGTAAAGACATAAACATCATACTCAGCCCGCTATCCATTCCACAG gTGAGCCATCTCTCCACTTGTGCTTGTTTGAGTGACAAAAGGCAGTTCCCCACATTCTTCAGAACTGTGCCCAGTGACCGCTTCCAAATCATCGGTCTGGTGCAGCTCATGAAATACTTTGACTGGCGCTGGGTGGGGATCATTTATTCTCAGGGCGTGTACTCAGAAGAAGGTACAATGGCATTTGCAAAGGAAGCCGAAAAAGAGGGCATATGTGTTGAATACCGGTTACCTTACTCAAAGACACATGTAAAATTTCCTGCTATTGTGGAGGCTCTGAGGAAATCCTCGTCCAAGGTGGTCCTCTTGTTTTTGCCCTTCACCAAATCGTTCTTGTCAGAAATAGAGAAGTATAACATCACTGGAAAGCAATGGGTTGGCAGTGAGGCTTGGATCACTCAAACAGACCTGGCTTCTGACAGGAGAAAGAGCATTTTGCAGGGGGCGATGGGCTTCGCCCTCCCTCAGGCCTCCATCCCAGGTCTTGGTGAATTCTTACTCAGCTTTAAACCCTCTGACGAACCACAGAGTGCTATAGTTAAAGATTTCTGGGAGTCGTTCTTTGACTGCAGCTTCTCTCCGTCAAATACTTCTGCTACGTGTACTGGCACAGAAGATCTCAGCACAGTCTCCAGTGACTACACAGACGTGAAACATTTTAGGCCAGAGAATAATTTGTACAAAGCTGTGTACTTGGTGGCGTATGCTATTCACGCACTACTGCAATGTCACAATGGCTCAAATCCAACCACTGGAAAGTCCTGTGTGACTAAAGACCAA GTGTTGGAGCACATTAAGTACATGAACTTCACAACACAGAGTGGGGCCAAGGTTTTCTTTGATGAAAACGGAGACTCAGTTGCCCAGTATGACTTAGTTAACTGGCAAATAAAAGACGACGGCTCTGTTGAGATCGTAAACATCGGTCAATTTGACACGTCTCTGCCAGAGGGGCAGaaattcaaactaaaagacaaCACCAGGATAGTTTGGGGAGGAAACAGTATCGAG GTGCCGAGGTCTGTTTGCAGAGAGCCGTGTCCCCCAGGGACTCGAAAGGCGATAAAGAAGCATAAACCTGTGTGCTGCTTCGACTGCTTTGAGTGCCCCGAGGGGACAATTAGTAATGAGACAa ATTCTCCCGACTGTTTGATCTGTCCACCTGAATTTTGGCCgaatgaaaagaaagaccagTGTCTCCCGAAGCCGACTGAGTACCTCTCCTACAACGAGATCATGGGGGCACTTTTAACTGGATTTGGTTGTGTGGGCATATTTTTATCTCTACTGACATCAATCATTTTTCGGACTCATAAAGAGACTCCCATTGTTAAAGCCAACAACTCCGAGctgagcttcctgctgctcttctccctgACGCTGTGCTTCCTGTGCTCCCTGACCTTCATCGGCCGGCCCTCTGAGTGGTCCTGCATGCTGCGGCACACTGCGTTCGGCATCGCCTTCGTCCTCTGCATCTCTTGTGTCCTCGGGAAAACTATAGTGGTGTTAATGGCCTTCAGGGCGACACTTCCAGGcagaaatatgatgaaatggTTCGGTCCTGCCCAGCAGAGGCTCAGTGTTCTGAGTTTCACCCTGGTTCAGGTTGTAATTTGTGTACTTTGGCTCACAACCAACCCTCCATTCCCAAGGATGAACATGATATACTATAAAGATAAGATCATCTTAGAGTGCGCTCTGGGGTCAGCTGTCGGGTTCTGGGCTGTGCTGGGTTACATCGGACTTCTTGCtctcttgtgttttattcttgCTTTTTTTGCCAGGAAGCTGCCAGACAGCTTTAATGAGGCCAAACTGATCACCTTCAGCATGTTGATATTCTGTGCAGTCTGGATCACATTCATCCCGGCATATGTCAGCTCTCCTGGGAAGttcactgtggctgtggagATATTTGCTATTCTGGCCTCCAGCTTTGCCTTGCTGACATGCATTTTTGTTCCAAAATGCTACATTATCTTATTCAGGCCAGAACAAAACTCAAAGAGACATTTGATGGGAAAAATACCGCCAAGGACACTTTGA
- the LOC118106230 gene encoding extracellular calcium-sensing receptor: MIFAIEEINQNPAILPNHTLGYKIYNSCGMTNIIKAAIELASGHREVIDERNCTKADAALVVLGHSGSAPTMGFARVIGRFQIPVISHFATCECLSNREEFPSFFRTIPSDLHQSRALAKLVRHFGWTWVGAISNKNDYGINGITSFIQAAQEEGVCIEYYQAFEQTGPLSELRRVVETVKHSTSKVIVAFMSHREVKVLAAELHRQNITGLQFVGSDAWITDHSLTDSEGHSILVGSLGFVVSRARIPGLEEHLRRDFWEETFDCSLGNDTNTQRKCSGLESLQNVETYFTDVSELRFTNNVYKSVYAAAHSLHNLVTCEGKMGPNLHSIHPLSSLQVLHYLQNINFTTTQGERVTFDQNGDSPARYELINLQRVTSGTAHVSTVGVFDATLPGERQFVMNGVKIVWGGGSYTVPVSVCSESCPPGKRKALQKGKPVCCYDCVPCAEGEISKIKDSVDCFKCPIDYWPNTRGDTCILKEIEFLSYAEFMGIILTFLCLLGAVLTVVIALVFYHFRESPIVRANNSELSFLLLFSLTLCFLCSLTFIGRPSEWSCMLRHTAFGITFVLCISCVLGKTIVVLMAFRATLPGRNVMKWFGPAQQRLSVLAFTLIQVVICILWLTINPPFPFKNMNHYKEKIILECALGSAVGFWAVLGYIGLLAILCFVLAFLARKLPDNFNEAKFITFSMLIFCAVWITFIPAYVSSPGKFTVAVEIFAILASSYGLIFCIFIPKCYVILLRPEQNTKKHMMGKTKDIQY, translated from the exons ATGATCTTTGCAATcgaggaaataaatcaaaatccTGCAATTCTCCCAAATCACACACTGGGCTACAAGATATATAATTCCTGTGGAATGACAAACATCATCAAGGCTGCTATAGAGTTAGCCAGCGGGCACAGAGAGGTCATAGATGAGAGGAACTGCACAAAGGCTGACGCTGCCCTGGTTGTACTGGGCCACTCTGGCTCTGCACCCACCATGGGATTCGCTCGGGTTATAGGACGATTTCAGATACCAGTG ATAAGCCACTTTGCAACCTGTGAATGTCTGAGCAACAGAGAGGAGTTTCCATCCTTCTTCCGAACCATTCCCAGTGATCTCCACCAGAGCCGAGCCTTAGCGAAGCTGGTCAGGCACTTCGGCTGGACCTGGGTGGGGGCTATAAGCAATAAAAATGACTACGGCATCAACGGGATCACTTCGTTCATACAAGCTGCGCAAGAAGAGGGGGTGTGCATCGAGTATTACCAGGCCTTTGAGCAGACGGGTCCTCTCAGCGAGTTGAGGAGAGTGGTTGAAACTGTGAAGCACTCCACCTCCAAAGTCATTGTGGCCTTCATGTCGCACAGAGAGGTTAAAGTGCTGGCAGCAGAGTTGCACAGACAGAATATCACGGGGCTGCAGTTTGTGGGCAGCGACGCCTGGATCACAGATCACTCTCTGACCGACAGCGAGGGGCACAGCATCCTGGTGGGCTCACTGGGCTTTGTCGTCAGCCGAGCCCGGATCCCGGGGCTGGAGGAGCACCTGAGGCG AGACTTCTGGGAAGAGACGTTCGACTGCTCTCTGGGcaacgacacaaacacacaaagaaagtgCAGCGGATTGGAGAGCCTGCAGAATGTTGAAAcatattttacagatgtttcaGAGCTCAGATTCACAAACAATGTGTACAAGTCGGTTTATGCAGCTGCTCATTCTCTGCATAACTTGGTCACGTGTGAAGGGAAGATGGGCCC AAATCTGCATTCgattcatcctctctcctctttacaGGTGCTGCATTATTTACAGAATATCAACTTCACAACAACTCAAGGGGAGAGAGTGACCTTCGACCAGAATGGAGATTCACCAGCGAGATATGAACTCATAAACTTGCAGCGTGTCACTTCAGGCACCGCGCATGTTTCCACCGTCGGTGTTTTCGACGCCACTCTGCCCGGCGAGCGCCAGTTTGTCATGAACGGCGTGAAGATAGTTTGGGGTGGAGGAAGTTACACG GTGCCTGTGTCCGTGTGCAGTGAGAGCTGTCCCCCTGGAAAACGCAAAGCCCTGCAGAAAGGAAAACCTGTCTGCTGTTATGACTGTGTGCCGTGCGCTGAAGGAGAAATCAGCAAAATTaaag ACTCTGTGGACTGCTTCAAATGTCCCATTGATTACTGGCCGAACACCAGAGGAGACACGTGCATCTTGAAGGAAATTGAATTTCTGTCCTATGCAGAGTTCATGGGGATCATTTTAACATTCCTTTGTCTGCTGGGAGCAGTTCTGACCGTTGTGATAGCATTGGTGTTCTATCACTTCCGGGAATCTCCCATTGTCAGGGCCAACAACTCGGAGctgagcttcctgctgctcttctccctgACGCTGTGCTTCCTGTGCTCCCTCACCTTCATCGGCCGGCCCTCTGAGTGGTCCTGCATGCTGCGGCACACTGCGTTCGGCATCACCTTCGTCCTCTGCATCTCTTGTGTCCTCGGGAAAACTATAGTGGTGTTAATGGCCTTCAGGGCGACACTTCCAGGcagaaatgtgatgaaatggtTCGGGCCTGCACAGCAGAGACTCAGCGTTCTGGCGTTCACTCTCATACAGGTTGTGATTTGCATTCTTTGGCTGACCATCAATCCTCCTTTTCCGTTCAAAAACATGAACCACTATAAGGAGAAGATTATACTGGAGTGTGCGCTGGGTTCAGCTGTCGGCTTCTGGGCTGTGTTAGGATACATCGGACTCTTAGCCATTTTGTGTTTCGTTCTTGCTTTTTTGGCTCGAAAGCTTCCTGATAATTTCAACGAGGCTAAATTCATCACTTTCAGCATGTTGATATTCTGCGCAGTCTGGATCACATTTATCCCGGCTTACGTCAGCTCTCCTGGGAAGttcactgtggctgtggagATATTTGCTATTCTAGCCTCAAGTTATGGACttattttctgtatatttatacccaaatgttatgttattttacTGAGACCAGAGCAAAATACCAAAAAGCACATGATGGGCAAAACAAAAGATATTCAATATTGA